Part of the Panicum virgatum strain AP13 chromosome 4N, P.virgatum_v5, whole genome shotgun sequence genome is shown below.
ctccttcaccttccccctctcctcctccatcctcttcctCAGCACGGCCACCTCCTCTTCGGTGCCGTTGATGGGCATCTTGTCCGCCTCCTCAAATTCCTTGTGGCAGACGAGGCACGCGGACGTCTTGACCTCCTTGAGCGCCTTCACGCTGAGCACGTGGCCGCACCCGCGGAGCGCCAGGAACTGGTACTTCCCGTTGAACTCCAGCCCCGTGACGGGGCACTGGAACCGGACCTCCTCCCCGGCAGCCTCCGCGTCCGGCCTCGGGTGCAGGTGGATGGGGATCATGTCGCGGAGCCCCCGGATGTGGGAGAGCGCCTTGGGCAGGCGCTTGTGGAGCAGCGCCTCGACGAGCGCCTCCTTGTTGTAGAGGTTCCCGAGGCGATCGGCGACGGAGGGCGCCGCCAGGGGCTCCCCGGAGAGCGCGCAGCAGGTGAAGCGCGAGAGGCGGGTCTCGTTGGGGTCCACCTTGTCGGGCTTCTTGGCGAGGTACATGGAGAGGTAGCAGTCGCGGGACTCGGCGCccgtggcgccgccgtcgccgcccccgccgcggagcgcgcggaggcggagctggACGGAGGCGGAGGGCGGGAGCGTTGCGACGCGGGAGGTGGCGGGGAGCGGGCGGCCGCCGGAGGTGAGGTAgtaggaggaggaagggagcgggagggaggcgaggaggtCGGAGACCCGGAGGTGGGAGGGGACGGTGAGGTACCGCGGGGGCAGGGAGAGGTCGTCGAGGCGGAGGACGACCGCCctggcggcgccggaggaggatgccgcggggccggccatggcgggctagggttagggttccggCGACGTCGAGGCTGGAGATGGATCGGGAAGCGGAAGGGGAGCTCGGAGTCGGACGGAGAAGATGCGAGAGAAAGGGGAATTGGCGAATTGCCGATCCGAGAATTCGAGATGGTCCGGTCCGGTGCGCGTCGgcttcgttttttttttttgaggggtgcgTCGGCTTCGGCTGGAAAAGCTGGCGCGGAGTCGGCGGGCCGCGGGGTGAAACCGACGTTGTTGCTGGGCCGCTGGGCCGGAAACGGGGACGGGGTGAAACGAACGTTCGTTGGGCCGGCGAGAACCGCCTCTTGTCGTCCTCGTCGGTCCTGCAGCTCGTTCCATGGCGAAATCAGCGGGGCTCGGGTAGATGAGAAACTCATAATCATCATCAGATGCCACGGACACGATCTCGGAGATGCGATTCCCTATGTTTATCTTTTTTGTAGGGAGGAGCCACCAGTTCTTTGTTGCAGGCTGCAGTAGCCGGGGCCGACCGTCCAGCGACTCGCACACGGCCGGCCCCGAGTTTCTGCGATCGCATTCCCATGATCCCATCCATCCATCGCCTCGTCCTTTGCCTAACCATCAGAGTTGACAGACACAAATCTTTAAGCACGGTCGAGTTACGGGAGGCCAACT
Proteins encoded:
- the LOC120670113 gene encoding replication termination factor 2-like, with the translated sequence MAGPAASSSGAARAVVLRLDDLSLPPRYLTVPSHLRVSDLLASLPLPSSSYYLTSGGRPLPATSRVATLPPSASVQLRLRALRGGGGDGGATGAESRDCYLSMYLAKKPDKVDPNETRLSRFTCCALSGEPLAAPSVADRLGNLYNKEALVEALLHKRLPKALSHIRGLRDMIPIHLHPRPDAEAAGEEVRFQCPVTGLEFNGKYQFLALRGCGHVLSVKALKEVKTSACLVCHKEFEEADKMPINGTEEEVAVLRKRMEEERGKVKEKKDKKVGNGLSGSKHAATAMAVAGADKLENGKKGEAAAAKRFKAADHAPAHANKEVYASIFTSSRKSDFQETYSCRSLPLGRN